A stretch of the Chitinophagales bacterium genome encodes the following:
- a CDS encoding M4 family metallopeptidase produces the protein MKNVINEKIVRRIGLLTICWIAGFHNSSAQPAANNTWHTLDKICRIHDAGSFLFFREELKINPHNIFETYKSNFGLQQEDEMNLYRTQEHTTAGVTIYRYQQYHNGIKVHGAVMNIFEKNGNAEKANGRLIRNLEDREPLLSGEDAVRIALQNIDPQEYQWTDPVLVSRFSAKEKLSGKKLEPDPKLVYMYHKKSERKAFDNTAYELCWSVELNLKHGASKNVFISAATGQLVNELPISLNCNNWDFILPFNGVQPVLFSLNGNLCTPYGNTDQFICTDYAGDIEIHTEDYDNDGEICFDHGYYFPLQLTGVKGDGAQAQWGIQKALDYYWMTFDWRSYDDNYADLDVNVNVSFSDNNGNNAAYDETWEDFDFGYGNDKNNEFDSYTCLDIVTHEYTHGVDDYTADLDYSDESGALDESYADIMGEILEADLERDPYDFTLDATDFDWLVGADKSTGYIRSMNFPSLKNDPDTYKGGFWCDYENSAYSCTSEDHGGVHTNSGVQNFMFYLLATGGIGTNDNGTPYNVTPIDIHDAEDIAFLSHTYLWGSAEYGDARDAWIQAAIDLFGNCSQQAISVAEAWRAVGVGLDEYGYDLNLCNFIPVGTWSAINDITTNGTGCNLNAIPVLGNIYFVAGNQIIFQGGTILSAIGSNIIDVFVNPCNLTIHDKNSSTGPLITSGESVNDSRDEITISVYPNPASDRITVKIAGANAHTALKIYNSMMQLVRTINFSDGTENEIETNDLTSGIYFIAASAGARSDIAKLVISR, from the coding sequence ATGAAAAATGTAATAAATGAAAAAATAGTCCGGCGCATCGGACTGCTCACGATTTGTTGGATCGCAGGATTCCACAACAGCTCTGCTCAACCGGCAGCGAATAATACCTGGCACACCCTGGATAAGATTTGCAGGATACATGATGCCGGATCATTCCTGTTCTTCAGAGAAGAATTGAAGATCAATCCGCATAACATTTTTGAAACCTATAAAAGCAATTTTGGATTACAGCAAGAAGACGAAATGAATTTGTATCGTACTCAGGAGCATACTACTGCCGGCGTAACCATCTACCGGTATCAGCAATATCACAACGGCATTAAAGTGCACGGTGCAGTGATGAATATTTTTGAGAAAAATGGAAATGCTGAAAAGGCAAACGGACGCCTTATCAGAAATCTTGAAGACCGTGAACCGCTGCTAAGTGGAGAAGATGCGGTCCGGATCGCTTTGCAAAACATCGATCCGCAAGAGTACCAGTGGACAGATCCTGTGTTGGTTTCCCGGTTTTCTGCGAAAGAAAAACTGTCCGGTAAAAAGCTGGAACCAGATCCCAAACTGGTTTATATGTATCACAAAAAATCAGAACGGAAAGCATTTGATAATACTGCCTACGAATTGTGCTGGAGCGTAGAGCTCAACCTGAAACACGGCGCATCAAAAAATGTTTTTATCAGTGCAGCTACCGGACAACTGGTGAATGAATTACCGATCTCACTGAACTGCAACAACTGGGACTTTATTCTACCTTTCAATGGCGTGCAGCCGGTATTATTTTCATTAAATGGTAACTTATGCACGCCTTATGGTAATACAGATCAATTTATCTGCACAGATTATGCCGGAGACATTGAAATTCATACGGAAGATTACGACAACGACGGAGAGATCTGCTTTGACCATGGTTATTATTTTCCATTGCAATTGACCGGAGTTAAGGGTGATGGTGCCCAGGCACAATGGGGAATTCAAAAGGCTTTGGACTATTACTGGATGACCTTTGACTGGAGAAGCTATGATGACAACTACGCAGATCTTGATGTAAACGTGAATGTCAGCTTCTCCGATAACAATGGAAACAATGCTGCTTACGATGAAACCTGGGAAGATTTTGACTTTGGCTACGGTAATGATAAAAACAACGAATTCGATTCCTACACCTGCCTTGACATAGTGACCCATGAGTATACACATGGTGTGGATGATTATACTGCAGACCTGGATTATTCTGATGAGTCAGGAGCCTTAGATGAATCATATGCAGATATTATGGGTGAAATATTAGAAGCAGACCTTGAGCGGGATCCTTATGATTTTACCTTAGACGCAACTGACTTTGACTGGCTTGTGGGCGCAGATAAAAGCACCGGCTATATCAGGAGCATGAACTTTCCGTCACTTAAAAATGATCCTGATACTTACAAAGGAGGTTTCTGGTGCGACTACGAAAACAGTGCTTATAGCTGCACATCTGAAGATCACGGAGGTGTACATACCAACAGCGGGGTTCAGAATTTTATGTTTTATCTGTTGGCAACAGGTGGAATCGGAACCAATGATAATGGCACTCCATATAATGTAACTCCAATTGATATACACGATGCGGAAGACATCGCTTTTCTCTCTCACACTTATTTATGGGGCTCAGCAGAATACGGCGATGCACGGGATGCCTGGATACAGGCTGCCATTGATTTATTCGGTAACTGCAGCCAGCAGGCCATTTCTGTTGCCGAAGCATGGCGGGCAGTTGGAGTAGGGCTTGACGAGTATGGATACGATCTGAACCTGTGCAACTTTATTCCTGTGGGAACCTGGAGTGCCATCAATGACATCACTACCAACGGGACTGGTTGCAATCTGAATGCTATACCTGTCCTTGGAAACATTTACTTCGTGGCAGGCAACCAGATTATTTTCCAAGGAGGAACGATATTGAGTGCTATCGGCAGCAACATCATTGATGTTTTTGTCAATCCATGCAACCTTACCATACATGATAAGAACAGCAGCACCGGACCATTAATAACTTCGGGGGAATCCGTTAACGACAGCAGGGATGAAATAACCATCAGCGTCTATCCCAATCCGGCCAGTGACCGCATTACCGTAAAAATAGCCGGTGCAAACGCTCATACTGCGTTGAAAATCTATAACAGTATGATGCAACTGGTCAGGACAATTAATTTTTCTGATGGAACCGAAAATGAAATAGAAACAAATGATCTGACTTCCGGAATATATTTTATAGCCGCATCAGCAGGAGCACGATCGGATATTGCAAAGCTGGTGATCAGCAGGTAA
- a CDS encoding response regulator transcription factor: MIRVLLFEDNLDFIDSLSELISNTDGMELVEVYNNCKNVVRNVNFHQPDVVLMDIDMPVENGLQGLRNLRAAGNEVTVLMLTVFDDNERVFQSVCFGASGYILKRTVPEKIIDAIREAHSGGAPMTPSIAKQVLKLFSKPFQQAAELQALTPREHDALSLLVRGYSYKMAANEMNVSVETLRFHIKNIYSKLHVNSKSEAVAKAIQNKIV; encoded by the coding sequence ATGATACGCGTGTTGCTTTTTGAGGACAACCTTGACTTTATCGATAGCCTGAGCGAACTGATCAGCAATACCGACGGAATGGAATTGGTGGAGGTTTACAACAACTGCAAAAATGTGGTGAGAAACGTAAACTTTCATCAGCCGGATGTGGTGTTGATGGATATTGACATGCCTGTTGAAAACGGATTGCAGGGCTTGCGCAATTTGCGGGCAGCAGGCAATGAAGTAACCGTGCTGATGCTGACGGTATTTGATGACAATGAACGTGTATTTCAATCGGTCTGCTTTGGCGCAAGCGGTTATATTTTAAAACGCACAGTTCCGGAAAAAATAATTGATGCCATCAGGGAAGCGCATTCCGGCGGCGCGCCGATGACGCCTTCCATTGCAAAACAGGTGCTGAAGCTTTTCTCAAAACCATTTCAGCAAGCAGCGGAATTGCAGGCGCTGACCCCACGGGAACACGATGCGCTGTCACTGCTCGTGCGTGGTTACAGCTATAAGATGGCGGCGAACGAAATGAATGTAAGCGTTGAAACATTGCGCTTTCACATCAAGAATATCTACTCCAAGCTTCATGTCAATTCGAAAAGCGAAGCCGTGGCCAAGGCAATTCAGAATAAAATTGTCTAA